A single region of the Arthrobacter sp. V1I7 genome encodes:
- a CDS encoding ABC transporter substrate-binding protein yields MKLGPKAVATAITVSAALALTACGGNANSGNANSGAGAPAATALTLGTIQDVRSWDPAQAHVGHVLQPYQAAYDSLVLREPDGKLSPMLATAWKYNATDTVLTVDLRTDVTFSDGAKFDAEAAKANLDHFKNANGPQMAQLGAVSEVKVVDADTIDLSLTAPDPSLEFYLSQAAGLMGSPKALGTEGIKTEPVGSGPYVMDKASTVKDSQTVFTAREGYWNKDLQKFSKLTLKILADPTARTNALVSGQIDATLLDPKTGKQAEGAKMKLASNQVDWQGLLLFDRDGAKNPALKDVRVRQAINYAFDRKTILDQVMLGQGTPTSQPFGKESGAWVEELENKYSYDPAKAKALLKEAGYESGLTLEVPAIPMFETQISVVKQQLADIGITLNLGAALTNTFTSDIAAQKFNAMYFSLFQGEPWVAINQIVSTKALYNPFKNAPTELQAKIDAVQTGGTDAAKLAQEVNKYVVDQAWFAPLFRVNQMYFHNTKVTVAPQIQQAVPSIYNYSPAK; encoded by the coding sequence ATGAAGTTAGGTCCCAAGGCGGTAGCAACTGCCATCACCGTCAGCGCGGCTCTCGCGCTGACTGCCTGCGGAGGCAACGCAAACTCCGGCAACGCAAACTCCGGCGCCGGAGCGCCGGCCGCAACGGCCCTCACCCTCGGAACCATTCAGGACGTGCGTTCCTGGGATCCGGCACAGGCTCACGTGGGCCATGTGCTCCAGCCCTACCAGGCCGCCTATGATTCCCTGGTCCTGCGGGAACCGGACGGCAAGCTGAGTCCCATGCTGGCCACGGCATGGAAGTACAACGCCACCGATACAGTGCTCACCGTCGATCTCCGGACGGATGTCACCTTCAGTGACGGTGCGAAGTTTGACGCCGAGGCAGCCAAAGCCAATCTGGACCACTTCAAGAACGCGAACGGCCCGCAGATGGCCCAGCTCGGCGCTGTTTCCGAGGTGAAGGTGGTGGATGCCGATACTATCGATCTCAGCCTGACCGCCCCGGACCCGTCGCTGGAGTTCTACCTCAGCCAGGCTGCCGGCCTGATGGGAAGCCCGAAGGCGTTGGGGACCGAAGGTATCAAAACCGAGCCCGTCGGAAGCGGTCCGTACGTGATGGACAAGGCTTCCACGGTGAAGGATTCCCAGACCGTGTTCACCGCCCGCGAAGGCTACTGGAACAAGGACCTGCAAAAGTTCAGCAAACTCACCCTGAAGATCCTGGCGGATCCGACCGCCCGGACCAATGCCCTGGTTTCCGGTCAGATTGATGCCACGCTGCTCGATCCGAAGACGGGCAAGCAGGCAGAGGGCGCCAAAATGAAGCTGGCCAGTAACCAGGTGGACTGGCAGGGGCTGCTCCTGTTCGACCGTGACGGCGCCAAGAACCCGGCCCTGAAAGACGTCCGTGTCCGCCAGGCCATCAACTACGCGTTTGACCGCAAGACAATCCTCGACCAGGTGATGCTGGGACAGGGAACACCGACGTCGCAGCCGTTCGGCAAGGAAAGCGGCGCCTGGGTGGAAGAACTGGAGAACAAGTATTCCTACGATCCGGCCAAGGCAAAGGCTCTCCTCAAGGAGGCCGGCTACGAGTCGGGGCTGACCCTCGAGGTTCCGGCCATCCCGATGTTCGAGACCCAGATTTCAGTGGTCAAGCAGCAGTTGGCGGACATTGGCATCACGCTGAACCTGGGCGCGGCACTGACCAACACCTTCACCAGTGACATTGCGGCCCAGAAGTTCAACGCCATGTACTTCTCGCTCTTCCAGGGTGAACCGTGGGTAGCCATCAACCAGATTGTCTCCACCAAGGCGCTCTACAACCCGTTCAAGAACGCCCCCACGGAGCTGCAGGCCAAGATCGACGCGGTCCAGACCGGCGGCACGGACGCAGCCAAGCTGGCCCAGGAAGTCAACAAGTACGTCGTGGACCAGGCATGGTTCGCCCCGCTGTTCAGGGTCAACCAGATGTACTTCCACAACACCAAGGTCACCGTCGCGCCGCAGATTCAGCAGGCCGTCCCGTCAATCTACAACTACTCGCCGGCCAAGTAG
- a CDS encoding ABC transporter permease, whose amino-acid sequence MTRFILKRLGSGLVVLFAVSALTFFLLYIASGSIARNILGDQASPEQVALKEAELGLDQPILARYISWLSNAAGGNFGSSWFSSEPVANSLATRIPVTMTMVITAMILIAIIATLIGGAAAVRRGWVDRIVQVGAIVGDSVPGFVIGIILVTILAIQLGLFPATSTISPDAPANAWALSMTLPVIALLINGVTGGAQQIRSAVIKQLERDYVRTLRSRGIGEREILFKHVLRSAAPAGLTVLSLQLIGMLGGVVIIEQIFALPGLGPLAVAATGQSDLPVVMGVVMYTVVVVIVVNLLVDLLNGWLNPKVRAS is encoded by the coding sequence ATGACCAGATTCATCCTGAAACGCCTCGGCAGCGGACTTGTCGTCTTGTTTGCCGTATCGGCACTGACTTTCTTCCTGCTTTACATCGCCAGCGGCAGCATTGCCCGGAACATCCTCGGCGACCAGGCCTCACCCGAGCAGGTGGCCCTGAAAGAAGCCGAACTCGGTCTCGACCAACCCATCCTGGCCAGGTACATAAGCTGGCTCAGCAACGCCGCTGGCGGAAACTTTGGCTCGTCCTGGTTCTCGTCCGAACCCGTGGCCAACTCCTTGGCCACGCGTATCCCGGTCACCATGACAATGGTCATCACGGCCATGATCCTGATTGCGATCATCGCAACCCTGATCGGCGGGGCCGCGGCAGTCCGGCGTGGTTGGGTCGACCGCATCGTGCAGGTCGGCGCCATCGTAGGCGATTCCGTCCCCGGCTTCGTCATCGGCATCATCCTGGTGACCATCCTGGCGATCCAGCTGGGGCTGTTCCCGGCCACCAGCACCATTTCGCCGGATGCCCCGGCAAATGCCTGGGCGCTTTCCATGACGCTGCCGGTGATCGCCCTGCTGATCAATGGCGTCACCGGCGGCGCGCAGCAGATCCGCAGCGCCGTCATCAAGCAGCTTGAGCGTGATTACGTCCGCACCCTCCGCAGCCGCGGTATCGGTGAGCGCGAGATCCTCTTCAAACACGTACTGCGCAGCGCGGCCCCCGCTGGCCTCACTGTCCTCAGTCTCCAGCTGATCGGGATGCTCGGCGGTGTGGTCATCATCGAACAGATCTTCGCGCTGCCAGGCCTGGGTCCGCTCGCCGTCGCCGCGACGGGCCAGAGTGACCTGCCCGTCGTCATGGGAGTCGTTATGTACACCGTCGTCGTTGTGATCGTGGTCAACCTGCTGGTGGACCTGCTCAACGGCTGGCTCAACCCGAAGGTGCGTGCCTCGTGA
- a CDS encoding dipeptide/oligopeptide/nickel ABC transporter permease/ATP-binding protein has protein sequence MTESVETAALTPLTGQPETAQPAAGQPAAGQPAAGQSGAVVRSTVLKRLLRNPLGLVAMSILLVMALLAVFADVLAPVEENFANIAKTLADPDSTNILGTDSAGRDVWTRLLFGARLTLLSALLCAGVAIAIGLPAGLVAGYYAGKFEAVSNWVVSILMSLPGLIVLLTIRAAFGPSVWVAMIAFGVLISPSYFRLTRTAVQSVRNELYVDAARVSGLSDISIMSRHIFSVVRAPIIIQTAAIAGVAIAIQSGLEFLGLGDPSKATWGVMLSEGFKNVYLKPELLFWPAFAMALTIGALVLLGNAIRDALEDGEKIKHRRKTGAGTTPAPARSRAERKSVAAVDAGTEHHLVKVTNLGVGYPQADGSVKKVVDDVSFHVDRGEILGIVGESGSGKSQTAFSILGLLPDNAGVVGGSIQFDGKYTVAPGDEKVNQERLSKLRGKRISYIPQEPMSNLDPAFTIGYQLVTPMVRVLEISKAEATRRAMKLLSDVGIVNPKRTFDAYPHEVSGGMAQRVLIAGAISCEPDLVIADEPTTALDVTVQADVLDLIRDLQRRLNIGVILVTHNFGVVADLCDRVVVMQNGRLVEEGPVRDILRNPQESYTQTLLGSMLEGKEPMTMLVSSTPRGAAL, from the coding sequence GTGACCGAGTCCGTTGAAACTGCGGCACTGACGCCGCTAACCGGCCAGCCTGAAACCGCCCAGCCTGCAGCCGGCCAGCCTGCAGCCGGCCAGCCTGCAGCCGGCCAGTCCGGAGCCGTGGTCAGGTCCACAGTCCTGAAGCGGCTGCTCAGGAACCCGCTCGGCCTCGTGGCCATGTCGATTCTGCTGGTCATGGCCCTCTTGGCGGTCTTCGCTGACGTTCTGGCCCCCGTCGAGGAGAACTTCGCCAACATCGCCAAGACCCTGGCGGACCCCGACAGTACGAACATCCTGGGAACGGACAGTGCGGGCCGCGATGTTTGGACCCGGCTGCTCTTCGGCGCACGGCTGACCCTGCTCTCTGCGCTGCTTTGCGCTGGCGTCGCCATCGCCATCGGGCTTCCGGCCGGGCTGGTCGCCGGCTACTACGCCGGGAAATTCGAAGCCGTTTCGAACTGGGTTGTCAGCATCCTCATGAGCCTCCCGGGCCTGATCGTGTTGCTGACCATCCGGGCAGCTTTCGGCCCGTCCGTGTGGGTCGCCATGATCGCCTTCGGCGTCCTGATCAGCCCGTCCTACTTTCGCCTGACCCGAACCGCAGTGCAGTCGGTACGGAACGAGCTTTATGTTGACGCGGCCCGCGTCTCGGGACTTTCAGATATCAGCATCATGAGCCGCCACATCTTCTCCGTGGTGCGGGCGCCCATCATCATCCAGACGGCAGCGATCGCGGGCGTTGCCATCGCCATCCAGTCCGGCCTCGAGTTCCTGGGGCTGGGTGACCCGTCCAAGGCCACCTGGGGTGTCATGCTGAGCGAAGGCTTCAAGAACGTCTACCTGAAACCGGAGCTGCTGTTCTGGCCGGCTTTTGCCATGGCGCTGACCATCGGCGCCCTGGTACTGCTCGGCAACGCCATCCGCGATGCCCTTGAGGACGGCGAAAAGATCAAGCACCGGAGGAAGACCGGCGCAGGAACGACGCCGGCGCCGGCCAGGTCCCGCGCCGAACGTAAGTCAGTGGCCGCCGTCGACGCCGGCACCGAACACCATCTGGTGAAGGTCACGAACCTGGGGGTGGGCTACCCGCAGGCCGACGGATCCGTCAAGAAGGTCGTCGACGATGTTTCCTTCCACGTTGACCGGGGCGAAATCCTCGGCATTGTCGGCGAGTCCGGGTCGGGTAAATCCCAGACTGCCTTCTCCATCTTGGGTCTCCTGCCGGACAACGCGGGCGTTGTCGGCGGTTCCATCCAGTTCGACGGCAAGTACACCGTGGCGCCGGGCGACGAGAAGGTCAACCAGGAACGGCTCTCCAAGTTGCGGGGCAAGCGGATCTCCTACATTCCGCAGGAGCCCATGAGCAACCTGGACCCTGCGTTCACCATCGGTTATCAGCTGGTCACTCCCATGGTGCGGGTGCTGGAGATCTCCAAGGCCGAGGCCACAAGGCGCGCTATGAAGCTCCTGTCCGACGTCGGAATCGTGAACCCCAAGCGCACCTTCGACGCCTACCCGCACGAAGTATCCGGCGGAATGGCCCAGCGTGTTCTCATCGCGGGGGCAATCAGCTGCGAACCCGACCTGGTGATCGCGGATGAGCCCACCACGGCGCTTGACGTAACAGTGCAGGCAGACGTCCTGGACCTGATCCGTGACCTCCAGCGGCGCCTGAACATCGGCGTGATCCTGGTGACGCACAACTTCGGCGTTGTTGCCGACCTCTGCGACCGCGTTGTGGTGATGCAGAACGGCCGCCTCGTTGAGGAAGGCCCGGTCCGCGATATCCTTCGGAACCCGCAGGAAAGCTACACCCAGACGCTCCTTGGTTCCATGCTGGAAGGCAAGGAACCTATGACCATGCTCGTTTCATCGACTCCAAGGGGGGCAGCATTATGA